The Carassius carassius chromosome 37, fCarCar2.1, whole genome shotgun sequence genomic sequence CGCCCTGATCCACCGGATAGTTCATGTACTTCTTATACTGCAGAGTCCAACGAAGAGACTGAAGGGAGACAAGTGTAAATGCCATTaatgacaatgaaaaaaaaaaaaaaaaaaaaaaagaccaattgTTGATAATTTTGCATAGCAGTGCCTGTTCTGATTAAAGCAACAGCTTTGTTGGGAAGAAATGAAAACTAAACTAACTTTTCTCTACATAACATTTTTCTCTACTGGTTTTCCATTCTCATAAGACATATAGTAACCATCACTTTTTCCTCATATGtccaaaaaactttttaattctcTTTATAAATTCTGTACTATGAATATTTGTTCACCCCCACACTTGCTTTCAGTCATCCATCATTGCCATAATTTTCACTGCACCTTTATATTCATAATGCAAACAACTACATTTTGGGTGATTGAATTTTTGCAATTTCACAAATTAATGAAAATTCAACCAATTCCTCAAACATTATGTGCAATAGCTTGATTGTTTTGTGCTTTttccccctaaaaaaaaaaaataaaaaataaaataaatttatggaAAACAGATGCAACATAAGCTAATGAAGATCCATGAACCTCAGGCCTCATAACCAAATGATTTTTGACAAATGCAGCAACCAATTCAAAGATTTTGGGACATAATAACCAGAAACAAAGTCTTTGTGGGACTGTTTGATAGTGAAACTCCACTCACTCTTTTGCGGGTTGAAGTTGAGAAGAATCCGGTTCTTTTTCAAGGTGACTTTTAGCACTCCAGTGTAGTGCATGACCATCGCTTCATACAACAGACTAGCCGTGCGCTGCTTCGATCTTTTGTTCTTCAAGAAGACGGTGGAGAGTTACAAGGTCCATGACAATCCCAGAtttctttaattttgttattttatattgataAACATTAAATAAGCATCAAATTAAATACACAAATTACATACAATTAAATAGTCTACAGTCCACGGCCCTGCAGAACTGATatgattaaacataaaaaatttattatagctgcaatttcaaataaaaactgattaTTTAATTAGACAACAATGGAATTCATTAATTAATAGTTGTGTCTGTGTGCTGTGCACAAAGAGTTTTTGTTGAGCTCACTTTACAGAgagaaaaacattgttttttagtATAATCCATagcatatatatagagagagcaaGTGACTTTAAAAGCAACTCTGAACCAGTCTTTCTTGTATCAGATACTGACAAGTTCTAAAccccaaaatcatgttttactaaTCACAGTTTGACTTTTCTCCAGAGTGAATTCGTAGATGATGTTCTTTGACACTCTCTGCccgtgtgaaactctttccacactcgtGGCAGgtataaggtttctctccggtgtgaactctcatgtgcacATTAAGGATGCCTTTATGTGcaaaactcttcccacactgagtgcatgtgtacggtttctctccagtatgaacttTCAGGTGATCCTTAAGGTAATGTTTACCAATGAAACTCTTCTCACACTGAGGGCACGTgaacggcttctctccagtgtgagttcTCATGTGAATATTAAGTCTTCCTTGgcgtgtgaaactctttccacactcatGGCACGAATaaggtttctctccggtgtgagaTCTCATGTGCGTGTCAAGGTGTCCTCTTTGTGAGAAAATCCTCCCACACTCAGTGCATGTGTAcggcttctctccagtatgaatttTCAGGTGATTCTTAAGATATAGTTTAAtactgaaactctttccacattgaggGCACAGGAAAGGTTTCTCTCCCGTATGGACTCTCATGTGCACATTAAGGCTTCCTTGacgtgtgaaactctttccacattcaTGGCAGGcaaaaggtttctctccagtgtgaacgtTCATATGCATTTCAAGCTGTTCTCTTTGTGAAAAACTCCTTCCACACCGAGGGCATTTGTATGGTTTTTGACCTTCCTGAACTAAACTCGTTCCACATTCATGGCCTGTGGAAGACGTTTCTTCACTTAAAACCTCATGAGGTTTCTGATGCTGATGCATCTCCTCCACTTCACTCAGCACTTCACTTTCCTCTTTTAAGTCTAAAAATAAACACAGTACATAGTCAAAAATCAATCATATGGTGACAAATGTAAAGCAAAAAGAAATGGAGGGGAACTACTTATGTTTCTTTTTGCAGAAAACAAGACCTTAAGCATGTCCTTTACATGCTTTAGAGTAAATTCTGTTGTGTTTATACAATTCGTTAATTAGTCTCCTCCGCCTCACCCTATAGCTAAATTTTGAAGAGTATTATTCTATGTCATCAACACCATACGAAGATATGCTGTTTACACTTTGATTACAATGTAAACTACGTATCTGCATACATACGTTGCATAAGGTGTTTACATATGTGACACTCTCCAAAATGGAGCTTTATGTTGAATTAAGtcactatttttattttctttgcgcacaaaaagtattctcgtagcttcgtaaaattgcGGTTGAGCCACTgaagtcacatggattattttaacaatacATTGCTACGTTTCTCTGAGCCTTGATCGTGtcaggatccttgctgtctatgagagggacagagagctctcaaaatgcatcaaaaatatcttaatttgtgttccgaagataaaagtcttccaggtttggaatgatatgagggtgagcaattaatgtaaattttcattttggggtgaactatccctttaagtagcaGATTTTGAAGCTGTAAGTAAATTAACCCTCAAATTACACCTTCTCTTGGATTTAACTGTAGCGTAAGatacagtaatacatttatatttttatttatagcctTCAGCTTTAAGGGACAACATggataagaaataaagttttccCCTAAAATATAAGCAAGATATAAATTGCATATAATAAAACTAGCACTAATTACAGCCCTTAATGAATACATAATGGTTAAAAGCCAGACTTTTGTACATAGGtaacaaataacattaaaaacaatgactttaaaaCCATCTTCCTTGTAACCGGTATTGACAAGGcagataaatagaataaaaatatacaaaggaAATTACCTGAtggaataaaaacatcatcatcatcatcgctcTGTTCTTCATCAGCTGCGGTTTCTCTTTTCATCTTCGCTAGGTTCCTGCAGTCCTCCAGATTCACTGTGCACGTCTTAAGTGCTGTCTGCTCTTCTTCAGTGTTACCGTCTGAACTTAAAGACTCTGTGGAGATCTGATCAGTGGATTCATGACTCTCTTGAGTGTCAGTGTAACAAAGTAAACTGAGGCTGATCCCGGAGTCCTGTGTGTTTCtggatctctgatctctgatGCTCCAGACTGACTCAGTCACACCCACTGAAACCTTTTCCATCGCCTAAGAAACAAAGAACCACAGTGGCAATACATGTATATAATGACATGCTCGGTCATTATGTCTGACAGAAATGCTTGAAGCTTCCACTAACCCTTACAATATCTCCTTAGAGAATACTGATACATTTAAGCAGTGCGGTCTCTTCATCTGCAAAGAAACTCATCTGTGCATAAgccaatgtttaattttaatgacatttatattcatttattgaaCGAATTTGTTACTGGTTTACACTGGCTATAAACAGATCATGAAGCATAATCAGTTGGAAACGATTTGAAACGTGAGAATAGAATCAGAAAAATCAATTTAAGAAGTTCAGTTCAGAAAGGAAAAACTGGAAAGAGGAGCGCGCACAATCATTTCAATTATATTCAGGATTACGTGAATCTTGTTCATGTACAAACCTCTCTGCTCAGTTTTTTGTCTCTCTCCATCAGCTTTACTTCCAGTGACGCCTCCCTTTTTTCTTCAGCTGACAGATTTACGTTATGAAACCATCAATATGCAGCATGGACAGATATATTATCCTTCATTTactattgttacattttaaacatgCTATTCGCAAAATTCTGCTGGTTTCTTCGGAAACTGAGCACTGtctgaactgtaaaaaaaaaatgtcagcagCTGCAGCTGCTTCGTTTCGTTTAGAGGGGAGCTTAAACTACAAAATCGGATATTACTGCCATCTATTGGGAGTATGGTACACAATCACAACACCCTTCATCTCTGGAATAACTTTCCAAACACTCTGCTTTGGAAAACCTTCGTGCATCTTTTGTTTTTCGAGCGCGTTTCAAATCGCCAAAGTCACGTGATTTCATTCACAGAGGTGTGTCTTTTACCTGATCTcggttttatatatttgtgtacatttttaatgaaacataaAAGAAAGAGTATTCTGTGATTGGTCCGTTTACACAAACTCTAAAAGCCCAGTAAAGTACCCCTGCAGTTCTCGGGCAAGATGGTGGATTCggcgttatgattggtcagatcgcctgtcaatcaagctctgAGAACAGTCAGCTGGTTCAattgattcaaagcttcaaaaaggTTTGTTCCTCTTATCAGTACTCTAGAAGTATCTGGGTCAGGCTTCGTGTTCAGCTTTTTCAATGTCCACACTAAGCTCCACAGCGTCCAGATTTAAGAAAGAGTCAGAGCTTATTGTTATTTCGTTCATATATCTGTACACTGTGAAATTTAACAGCATTCTTAGTGTCAAAGTGCTACACAAGAcagcaaatgacaaaaacaacaaaaacaaactgtaCATGTGTAACGAGTTAGAAGTACAATTCAAGTTTAATGTATTGTTGTTGTCTTTTCCACTAAAatccttattttattactgatttatttctgtttttctttgagcaatatatgttgtttttgctattcacattagagacttttattttgacatgtttttCTGTTGCTGCATTGGTGCCATTTTGAGTGTGCGCGCGCCTCTCTCTTTAGTTCGCATTGCACATGCTGGGGAGAGGTAAGCGTTTTGCAGAGCTCTTCGATTTGTGAGCAAATTAAGTTTGTAAAGTGTGTAAATCGATTTGTTAATCCTTTGTAAACAGTACGGAGACTGTCTAGTATGTTCTGTTgtatgttatatgtgtgtgtggatcaATAATTTGGAGATATATCGTGTGAGTTTTGTGATCTGTATTAGCTAGGTTTTGAGTCATTAATCAGCTAAACTAGTGTTGTATCATTCAGGTGATGCAATAGTGAGATGCTCACACGACGTTTTATCAACTTTATTGCTGTAATCCACAGGTATTTcacttttactgtgttttattttctatattgtgTTAATGTTATGTGTAGTTAGCATAATTGTTGCATTTAGTTCGCATTGCACATGCTGGGGAGAGGTGATGCAATAGTGAGATGCTCACACGACGTTTTATCAACTTTATTGCTGTAATCCACAGATCCACAGTTGGTGAAAGCCCATGTTGGGTGTGACTGTGAATAAACATCGTCATTGTGGTGAACCGCAGTAACAGTGTCCTGGTCCTTACTAAACACAACGCAGAGAAAAAGAGTATCGTGACAGCGGTCAGCAGCAGACCGGTTACACATGGTATGAATTATATTAAATAGGTTTTACGTTCATCTGCTTCTCTGCTCTTTTTACATAGACCATCACACTATATAGACTATCATACAACTTAAATATAAACTTAACTAGACCTACTACTTAAAATACACTatcatttattacaaatattacaaaatcaTGCATTTTTCACTTATTTCATGAAATTAGTGAGCTAAGCCAGTAGTAGTAGTACTGACAGTGGAATAAACATGGCTGAACGCACAAAAAAATGGAGGAAGAGAAAATCCCATTCAGTTAAGTGAGTCATTTATGATGGAACTGATCCGATTGATTCAAACTCAAACTCACTAGCAAAAAACAGGTCAAAAGAGCCATTCATTTTCgcttgaaattatttttaaaagcacGTATGGGTAAAATTGAGCTTTTAGAATCTGTCAAATTGAAAGATTCGTGAAACAAACTTCCGAAGTTCTGATCTTGTAAAATTATGGTCTGCAAATCATTATCGGGACTTTCAGAATGGGTTTGCTAATTAATTGATTTAGATCTGAAATTCGGAGCACATACCACAGATAATTTAATTTGCAGCAGAGCGTCTGAAGTTCTTGAATCTTTATTTATATCAACGGTGTGTTCCAAATGGGATATATTGCATTCCCGAAGGGCACTTAGAATAAAAACAATCATGGCCGCCATACTGAAGGGTTGTTCCTAACCGAAGTGCTCAAAAACAGTTCAGAGGGTTCTTCCGAATGAATTATTTTGAAGGGTACAACTGATGGACACTTCAGGCCTCCATGATCCACAGGGAAGTTGTTTGGAGTAACAGAAAAATGTGCAATGAAGGCACCTCCTTGATCATCTTGTTAAGATGACGCATAAGTACGTCCCCAAAAAAACGCACCTTTTTTGACCCCGGCACCCTTCATCCCTTCAAAGCTATAACTCCAGAGGAACGCAGTGCAGGGCTTCGGAGTGCGTATCTTGAATCATTTGATTAAATCAGAATTTTGGAGCAGGTTTGTGTGTGAATCGTTTGATTCAGAATGGAACTTCAGCACATGTATCACAAATCGTGATTCAGATCAGAATTCCGAACACAGaccgcaaatcatttgaatagaCTGAAACGTTTGAGTAAGTTCCTGAATCAGTTAATTTAGATCGGGACTCTGGAGCATGTatcgttttcttttttctttctttctttattaaacAGTACAAAACATCAAACCAGTGTTTATGTATTTGAAATTTAGCTAGCaggaaacacaaattaagtaagTTGTAATTTGCTAggcctacactcttaaaaataaaggtgcttcatgatgccattgaagaaccattttgtctaaatggttccataaagaacctttaacacctgaagaacctttctgtttcactaaaggttctttgtggcaaaagaaggttcttcagattataaaggGGTAAGAAAGATATGGTTCTTTatagaacctttgactgaatggctctttgtggaaccaaaaatggttcttctatggcatcgctgtgaataACTTtttaaagcacctttatttttaagagtgtatattcTCTTTTGAGTAAACAATCCAAAGAAAAGATCTTTGAACCCACTGCTGTAATGTTGTTGGTCTTACATAATCAAAATTGTGTAATTATTGTCTGATGAATATGCTAACATGAAAAACCTGTCTATATGAATATTAGCTATATAGCTGTAAATAAACCCTTTAAATGACACAAAACTGTGGTCAAAAGTCTATCAATGCAAAAATGCTCTTATGCCCCCACCTATGTCAGAAAGGCTAAAATAAgagttaaataagaataaaaaaaagagctGAAAAATAAGAACAAACATAAACTGAACATTAAAACACTGAGCTAACAAGACTAAATAATGGTACATCAAGCAGTTTCTGAGACTGCTGTAGATATTTGAAaccaacacacaaacaaactcagaCAGACAGGATATGAATAAAGCATGAAAGATCTTTATTGTTAATTTACATTAGTTTCATGATTATTTTTAACTCTAAATTACCATTTCATTTTGTACATATTATTTATCCTCGAGACAACTGAGATCTTTAGCAGGAATTACAATGACTTAGAAAGCTTTTTTACTTTGGTTTGACCACAATATCAGCGACTCCGTGTACTTGAGTGAGCAGACGGCAGTCCATCGATGCCAGGAGCTTCTGAGAGCCGGCGACAGTGGGGACAAACTTCTCTGTCAGTGTAACCGTCGCAAGCTTATCCACATCACTGAGAAACACACATGTAGATTGGAAACTATCTGGAAGCTTTTCACTCTTTATATACAGTTCATCATATTTAATGTACAGTTCACACACATGAAGCAAATCTCCATGAAGTGCATGCTCTTAAACACTGAAAGTCTTACCCATACGCGATCTTCCTGACGCTCTGCGTTCCCAATCCCTCTATACGGAACAAAACGTTCCTCAACACTTGTGACAGAGGGTTCTGGAACGTGATCTTGACTGTCAGCTCTTTACCCACCACAGCGTCCCCTTGAGGCTGAAACAGTCAAAACACAAATCAATGGAGGTAGATTTTTCAAATTAAGGACACTTTAAttctcaaatctcatttgtgatttaaaTTTGGTGCTTTTAGATGCATTGAACCAGGTTTAACATCAACAGATTTGTAAAGACTAGTGACTCCTCGACGTACAGTGATGATGAGGTCTGGTGTGCGCAGCCTGAAGTTGAACTGTGTGGCCAGAATCTGTTGTGTCTCATTGACCCGTCCAGTGACCGCCAGATTCAGAGCGCCCTGGTCCACCAGATGGTTCATGTACTCCACATACTGCAGAGTCCAAGGAATAACCTTGGCTGAACGGAGAGAAAAGAATCATGGCATTaatgattataatggaatatttcaTGGTCACTTCTCATAATCTTAAACATGAATGCAAATTCAATTAACCCCTCAAACATGTGCTTGAGTACTTTGTGTTGATTTGTGTGTTTTCCCTCTAAAAAACACTACATTTAAGGAAAACAGATGCAACATTAGCTAACTGAGATCCATCCATAATACATAAAGTTAATCAGATTGTTGTTCATATACAGAAATATCCATTTAAAATTATTTCCACTTTTAGATCCACAACAGCTTATCAGCTTAacttttttccttatttaaacCCTAAACAGTTCAAAGTTTGTGAATGAAATTCAACACCAACTACAAGTATCACCATCAGGTCATTTTTGAGAAATGCAGCTACTAATTGAGACAGTTTGGGGCACAATAACCAGAAGAATGTCTCTGGTGGGACTGTAAAACTCACTCTCTTGTGGTCTGAGGCTGAGTGGAATCCGATCCTTCTTCACAGTGGATTTCAGCACGCCGGTGTAGTACATGACCATCACCTCACACAGCAGACTGGCCGTGCGCTGACTTGAGCTTCTGTTCTTCAGGATGATGGAGAGTTTGGCATCTCCACCGATACGAGGCCCTTCCCCGTCCATGACAAACTCAACGCTCACGTCATTGCTGGTGGGAGACGGATACAAAGTGGGTTTGGAGCCGAAGCGACTGGCCCTTTCCACAGCAATGCGCTCCTCCGCTGAACCTGACGGACGTGATCAGACAGTAAAGAGGAGTCTGAGTTCTTCTGAAATATTCCCTCCAAACCCATCATTATAAAGTGTGCTGCTTACACACGGATCCGAGTTATCAACATTAATGGCTGCTTCCAATGTTTTCTCATTTTAAGTTCACCTTTTTGTAATTGGGTCTCATCTTTCTTCTTCTggtatattatatgttatatgttacacGTCCTTGTGTAATggctttttttattgtaaataattttgaGCTGCATTGCTTGCATCCGTGATATTATCCTTAACGAAAACAAACCATAAATATATTatgttacttcaaataaaataaatgttaactgaaataaaataaaatataaataaaacttattttatttcagctagttgcaaatgtaacatttaattaatacatttaaacttgAAATACTTAAATGACTGTAACTaaaattttagtttattattattaaatatgcatgaaagtaAGAAACAATCCCCATTGGAAGCATGTTAAATTGTTTCTAGGAAAGCAGCTCTAGGTTTTGGACCAGATGCATTTGTTTTGTTACCTTCTGGGTATTTGTAGAGGTGTGTGATGTCCACACGAGCATCAGATCCCACAGCTTTAGTGCTGATGCTCTGACCGATGGAGTTCTTCTCCACATTTACCTGACTGAAGCTTCCATTGGGTTTCTTCTGCCAGTAGATCCTGTCACTGTTCACCTGAGACACACAGTGAAGCCGTTTCAGTCTTTCAGAAGACGTTCAGACACAAATGATGGTGAGAAGAGCTTCATATGAAATCGCTCACTTCAGCAAAGACAAACGGAGTGTCGAATTTCAGCTCGACATGTCCGTTACGGACGGCGAAAACAGAAGTGGGACCGCAGCGGTACGAACCCTGGCTGGGCTCCTGAGGGGTCGCGTCCACCACCTGCCACCCGCCATAACCAGCCGGGAGGTCCGGACGGGTCATCCAGGACTCGTTCCACACGTGGAAGTTCCTACAGGAGAGTTATATCAAGTGTTGTTGTTGGTCtgcaatttacaaaaataaagcagAATAGCCCTAAAACAAGACCTCAAactttttgtttgattgttttaaacAAATAGTGAAATGAGGCACTttaccttaaaaataaaataaaataaaatcaatcatctAAATATTATAAGGGCAGTTTGCagggcaagtttttttttttttttttttttttttttactgatttgtgtaattttgttttgtgaaatTTATTAAGATGCCCCTAATATGGATTTGAATTTTTTCTttaatgcagtgtgtaacacagctctaagtgaatgaaaacataaaatgtataaagttATCTTTTCTCAAACAAAAGTGTCATACCAGACAGAGTCGCTGGTCTTGTCTTTGATAATTTCCAGCTTGTCGTCAATATAAATGTCTGTGGTCAAGGAAAGGTCCGTGTCGTGAGCCGAGTTGAAGTTGGTCACACAGCGGGTGGGAATACCAAGACATCTCAACACTGAGAAAGACATTCATTTAgataacattttattcctaaaaacacGATAGACTGATAGAAAGAGAAATGAATCCAAGCGTACCAGAATTGGTGACTCCTGCATAGACCCAGCACTGGGCGTATCTAACAGGTTTCCCTGAGCTTTTGTAATACTGTCTCAGGATGTCCCCGCTGCCGCTCCAGGCCGTGGGGGACGTCCCGCCCTCATAGCTGTCCTTCCAGCTACCCATCAGAACACCGTAGTCATCGTTGGAGTTCACCTGTCACAGAAGAGCAGAGAAGCTAATGAAAAACAGCTGCTTTCAGCTCTTTAATCGTGCATCGCACTTTTCTGTTCCTCACGGGAAACACAGTAGGCTGCGTGTTGTTTTGTGTCCTGTATGAACACAGAAGGTTCATAAGAACCTAAAACTACCAGATGCTGGCTACTGTATTTCACCTTCTCAAATCATAATCATGATTTCTTACGAATCCATGTGATCGTGACTCACCAGAGCAGATATCATTCTGGACACAATCACTGGATCTCTCCATTCGGTCATAGCCACCTGACCTCTCTCCAGAATGAACAGACATGCTTCCAGGATCTCCTGTTCAAACTgattaaacaaatgcaaaataatccaaatcagaatcatgaTTTGATCAATTGGAAATAATTATAGAATCATAGATAATACCAGAATTTGATTGAAACTGATAAACAATCggataataatattagtaataacgttaataaaaatacaaatatttaatattgttgttgttgtttatttttactgttgttactattattatttgttatttccattatattataattttattatcattataattattagatCCATAGacaataataaatatgaaaaaaaaacaattgcatggCAATGATGACGACGACAATGATGATTATGATACAAATTAATAatactgctaataataataatagcaataattat encodes the following:
- the LOC132118691 gene encoding protein-glutamine gamma-glutamyltransferase K-like produces the protein MSRFNRSTTGVPSASVSAAATPDNLLTVLSVDFLKSKDGPNRREHHTDAYFSDKLIVRRGQTFQMWIEFSRPFNPRSDNLQLQLKLEPIFSSSTGILISVPLVDVLEDGRWEMKIVEQRDKRVRLAVNTLPSASIGCYKVTVESFSPKGKLLFPCTPDDVYLLFNPWCEDDAVYLDNEAERKEYVLNSMGRIYYGTEQQIGTRTWNFAQFEQEILEACLFILERGQVAMTEWRDPVIVSRMISALVNSNDDYGVLMGSWKDSYEGGTSPTAWSGSGDILRQYYKSSGKPVRYAQCWVYAGVTNSVLRCLGIPTRCVTNFNSAHDTDLSLTTDIYIDDKLEIIKDKTSDSVWNFHVWNESWMTRPDLPAGYGGWQVVDATPQEPSQGSYRCGPTSVFAVRNGHVELKFDTPFVFAEVNSDRIYWQKKPNGSFSQVNVEKNSIGQSISTKAVGSDARVDITHLYKYPEGSAEERIAVERASRFGSKPTLYPSPTSNDVSVEFVMDGEGPRIGGDAKLSIILKNRSSSQRTASLLCEVMVMYYTGVLKSTVKKDRIPLSLRPQETKVIPWTLQYVEYMNHLVDQGALNLAVTGRVNETQQILATQFNFRLRTPDLIITPQGDAVVGKELTVKITFQNPLSQVLRNVLFRIEGLGTQSVRKIAYGDVDKLATVTLTEKFVPTVAGSQKLLASMDCRLLTQVHGVADIVVKPK
- the LOC132118516 gene encoding gastrula zinc finger protein XlCGF8.2DB-like isoform X2 → MEKVSVGVTESVWSIRDQRSRNTQDSGISLSLLCYTDTQESHESTDQISTESLSSDGNTEEEQTALKTCTVNLEDCRNLAKMKRETAADEEQSDDDDDVFIPSDLKEESEVLSEVEEMHQHQKPHEVLSEETSSTGHECGTSLVQEGQKPYKCPRCGRSFSQREQLEMHMNVHTGEKPFACHECGKSFTRQGSLNVHMRVHTGEKPFLCPQCGKSFSIKLYLKNHLKIHTGEKPYTCTECGRIFSQRGHLDTHMRSHTGEKPYSCHECGKSFTRQGRLNIHMRTHTGEKPFTCPQCEKSFIGKHYLKDHLKVHTGEKPYTCTQCGKSFAHKGILNVHMRVHTGEKPYTCHECGKSFTRAESVKEHHLRIHSGEKSNCD
- the LOC132118516 gene encoding gastrula zinc finger protein XlCGF8.2DB-like isoform X1, which encodes MERDKKLSREAMEKVSVGVTESVWSIRDQRSRNTQDSGISLSLLCYTDTQESHESTDQISTESLSSDGNTEEEQTALKTCTVNLEDCRNLAKMKRETAADEEQSDDDDDVFIPSDLKEESEVLSEVEEMHQHQKPHEVLSEETSSTGHECGTSLVQEGQKPYKCPRCGRSFSQREQLEMHMNVHTGEKPFACHECGKSFTRQGSLNVHMRVHTGEKPFLCPQCGKSFSIKLYLKNHLKIHTGEKPYTCTECGRIFSQRGHLDTHMRSHTGEKPYSCHECGKSFTRQGRLNIHMRTHTGEKPFTCPQCEKSFIGKHYLKDHLKVHTGEKPYTCTQCGKSFAHKGILNVHMRVHTGEKPYTCHECGKSFTRAESVKEHHLRIHSGEKSNCD